One genomic region from Pseudochaenichthys georgianus chromosome 15, fPseGeo1.2, whole genome shotgun sequence encodes:
- the insyn2ab gene encoding inhibitory synaptic factor 2A, whose amino-acid sequence MVSKEDANYIVLSNSDDSDSDTGPSHSLDAQSGPESGKPQVKKRNKALQVRFRDICEAQNEFRGKRSRSISSKVTQRKYMTMPARRSIPNVTKSTGVQTSPDLNKRYKTFPFERKKGHTFKHTALVEDYKGQNNGFLSDIKTVVDDGQPIGDSSKYKGKIVVQTKALLHHTDDSSDTEDLLLRANCLDGPSRPVSSHFSEECHQGSPASKRETEYQGCGTRTKHKGLPKEDTDAGTSSKRQLAYSEFSQDKSRGTGPVAWNSLTQVESLGSPSVSCKRKKGTQLNEQQSQTLPHSAKCSVQSQGHSRTRHASASSKLQQTVGGGEGFPPRDTQAPGMRSSQQIMPLSEDKDIKVQLQAMESLINSSQETIKVLLGVIQELEKGEAQRGGLTYRTGQDTANCDTCRNSACIIYSVELDFKLQEDKIQPLIKRLYPLDSQQCPALPYSNEVFTSTPKRKSKTESKKHSRWKLWFL is encoded by the exons ATGGTGAGCAAAGAAGACGCCAACTACATTGTTCTTTCAAACTCAGATGACTCCGATTCAGATACAGGCCCTTCACACAGCCTTGATGCACAGTCCGGACCAGAATCAGGCAAGCCACAGGTGAAGAAGAGAAACAAGGCTTTACAAGTTCGTTTTAGGGATATCTGTGAGGCCCAGAATGAGTTTCGGGGAAAACGCTCCAGATCTATTTCCTCCAAAGTGACACAGAGAAAGTATATGACCATGCCCGCCAGACGCTCTATTCCAAACGTGACCAAGAGCACCGGGGTCCAGACTTCGCCGGACCTCAATAAGCGATACAAGACATTCCCTTTCGAGAGGAAAAAAGGACATACATTCAAACATACTGCTTTGGTGGAAGATTATAAAGGACAAAATAATGGTTTTTTGAGCGATATAAAGACAGTAGTAGATGATGGACAACCCATTGGCGATTCCTCAAAGTACAAGGGTAAGATTGTGGTGCAAACTAAAGCTTTGCTTCACCACACTGATGACAGCAGTGATACGGAGGATTTGCTTTTGCGTGCCAACTGTCTGGATGGACCCTCTCGTCCTGTCTCTTCACATTTCTCGGAAGAGTGCCATCAGGGTAGCCCTGCTTCAAAAAGAGAAACAGAGTACCAGGGTTGTGGGACAAGGACCAAACACAAAGGATTACCCAAAGAAGATACGGACGCTGGCACTTCCTCAAAGCGCCAGCTTGCTTACTCAGAGTTTTCCCAGGACAAGTCGAGGGGCACGGGCCCTGTTGCGTGGAACTCTTTGACACAGGTGGAGTCTTTAGGAAGCCCGTCTGTGAGCTGTAAACGGAAAAAGGGTACACAGTTAAACGAACAGCAGTCACAGACGCTTCCCCATAGTGCCAAATGTTCAGTGCAGTCTCAAGGGCATAGTCGGACCAGGCATGCATCAGCCTCCTCTAAACTTCAGCAAACagttggggggggggagggctTTCCTCCAAGAGACACACAAGCCCCAGGCATGCGGAGCAGCCAGCAGATAATGCCCTTATCTGAAGACAAGGATATCAAAGTGCAGCTGCAGGCGATGGAGAGCCTCATCAACTCCAGCCAAGAGACCATCAAGGTGCTACTTGGAGTCATTCAGGAGCTGGAGAAAGGGGAAGCGCAGAGAGGAGG GCTCACCTACCgaacaggacaagacacagcaaATTGTGACACTTGTCGAAACAGCGCATGCATCATTTACAG TGTGGAGCTGGACTTTAAGCTGCAGGAGGATAAAATACAGCCCCTGATTAAGAGACTTTACCCTTTGGATAGCCAACAATGCCCCGCTTTGCCTTACTCCAATGAAGTGTTCACATCCACCCCCAAGCGCAAGTCCAAGACAGAGTCCAAAAAGCATTCTCGTTGGAAACTTTGGTTCCTTTGA